A single window of Sphingobacterium sp. ML3W DNA harbors:
- the carB gene encoding carbamoyl-phosphate synthase large subunit: MPRNTSIKSVLIIGSGPIVIGQACEFDYSGSQAALSLKEEGIEVSIINSNPATIMTDKVIADHVYLLPLTVESIEDILKENNVDAVLPTMGGQTALNLCIEASNIGLWEKYDVKVIGVDVAAIEKTENREEFRQLMIDIGVGVAPSKIANSFLEGKEAAQEIGYPLVIRPSYTLAGTGGGFVHSKDEFDAALSRGLSASPTHEVLVEKAVLGWKEFELELLRDTNDNVIIICTIENFDPMGIHTGDSITVAPGMTLSDKCYQDMRNQAILMMRSIGNFAGGCNVQFSVNPDNEDIIAIEINPRVSRSSALASKATGYPIAKIAAKLAIGYNLDELQNQITKTTSAYFEPTLDYVIVKVPRFNFDKFKGANTELGLQMKAVGEVMAIGRTFIEALQKACQSLETNRAGLGADGRQLRDLEEIMYSLEHPSGDRLFHIKDAFELGVPLESIRKATRIDKWYLVQIQELVALETELRRYQLNNIPKDFFMTLKQKGYSDIQISWLLGNVTEDEVYDRRKALGISRVYKMVDTCAAEFPAQTPYFYSTFEEENESVPSDKKKIVVLGSGPNRIGQGIEFDYSCVHGLLAAKEAGFEAIMVNCNPETVSTDFNMADKLYFEPVFWEHVREIIELEKPVGVIVQLGGQTALKMADQLEALGVKIIGTDFQNMDLAEDRGRFSDLLKSLDIPYPRYGVAESAEEAIKVANEVGYPVLVRPSYVLGGQGMSIVINDDDLEKAVVNLLKNLPGNRVLIDHFLDRAEEAESDSICDGEDVHIIGMMEHIEPAGIHSGDSYAVLPPFSLSQSVQDKMEEYSIKLAKALNVSGLLNIQFAVKGENVYVIEANPRASRTVPFIAKAYDVPYINIATKIMLGVNKLKDFKIERKLQGWAIKEPVFSFSKFPEVDKQLGPEMKSTGEAIRFIKDLNDPYFRDLVAKKSMFLSK; the protein is encoded by the coding sequence ATGCCAAGAAACACCTCCATTAAATCGGTTTTAATCATTGGATCAGGTCCAATCGTCATTGGACAAGCCTGTGAATTTGATTATTCGGGATCTCAAGCAGCCCTTTCTTTAAAAGAAGAAGGCATTGAAGTTTCCATCATCAACTCGAACCCTGCAACGATTATGACTGATAAAGTCATTGCAGACCACGTTTATTTACTTCCTTTAACGGTAGAAAGTATTGAAGACATTCTCAAAGAAAATAATGTTGACGCCGTGTTGCCTACCATGGGAGGCCAAACAGCGTTAAACTTATGTATCGAAGCTTCAAACATCGGGTTATGGGAAAAATATGACGTTAAGGTTATCGGTGTTGATGTTGCTGCAATTGAAAAAACAGAAAACCGTGAAGAGTTCCGTCAATTAATGATCGATATCGGTGTAGGTGTAGCACCTTCGAAAATCGCCAACTCTTTCTTAGAAGGTAAAGAAGCTGCTCAAGAAATTGGGTATCCATTGGTTATCCGTCCTAGCTACACGCTAGCAGGTACCGGAGGTGGATTCGTACACTCGAAAGATGAGTTTGACGCAGCACTAAGCAGAGGCTTAAGCGCTTCTCCTACTCACGAAGTTTTAGTTGAGAAGGCCGTTTTAGGTTGGAAAGAATTCGAATTAGAGTTGTTACGTGATACCAATGATAACGTCATCATCATTTGTACAATCGAGAACTTTGACCCGATGGGTATCCACACGGGTGACTCTATCACAGTTGCTCCAGGGATGACTTTATCCGATAAGTGCTACCAAGACATGCGTAATCAAGCAATCTTGATGATGCGCTCAATTGGTAACTTTGCAGGTGGTTGTAACGTACAATTCTCTGTTAATCCGGATAACGAAGACATTATCGCTATTGAGATCAATCCACGTGTATCCCGTTCTTCAGCGCTAGCCTCTAAAGCGACTGGTTACCCGATTGCAAAAATTGCTGCTAAATTAGCAATTGGTTACAATCTGGATGAATTACAAAACCAAATCACGAAAACAACTTCAGCTTACTTCGAGCCAACTTTAGATTATGTAATCGTTAAAGTACCTCGTTTTAACTTTGATAAATTCAAAGGAGCAAATACGGAATTAGGCTTACAAATGAAAGCAGTAGGTGAGGTAATGGCAATCGGCCGTACGTTTATCGAAGCACTTCAGAAAGCTTGTCAATCATTAGAAACAAACCGTGCTGGTTTAGGTGCCGATGGTCGTCAATTACGCGATTTAGAAGAAATCATGTATAGTCTAGAGCATCCAAGTGGTGACCGTCTATTCCATATAAAAGATGCTTTCGAATTAGGAGTTCCTTTGGAATCAATCCGCAAAGCAACACGCATCGATAAATGGTACTTAGTACAAATTCAAGAATTAGTAGCTTTAGAAACAGAACTTCGTCGTTACCAATTAAATAATATCCCTAAAGATTTCTTCATGACCTTGAAACAAAAAGGTTATTCAGATATTCAGATCTCTTGGTTATTAGGAAATGTAACAGAAGATGAAGTATACGACCGTCGTAAAGCACTAGGCATCAGCCGTGTTTACAAAATGGTTGATACATGTGCTGCGGAATTCCCTGCACAAACTCCTTACTTCTACTCTACGTTTGAGGAAGAAAACGAATCTGTACCATCTGACAAGAAAAAAATCGTCGTATTAGGTTCAGGTCCAAACCGTATTGGTCAAGGTATCGAATTTGATTATTCTTGTGTACACGGTCTATTGGCAGCTAAAGAAGCTGGATTCGAAGCCATCATGGTGAACTGTAACCCTGAAACTGTTTCAACAGATTTCAACATGGCTGATAAATTATACTTTGAGCCTGTATTCTGGGAGCATGTTCGCGAAATCATTGAATTAGAAAAACCAGTTGGTGTAATCGTTCAATTAGGTGGACAGACAGCTCTTAAAATGGCGGATCAATTAGAAGCATTAGGCGTTAAGATTATCGGAACAGACTTCCAAAATATGGATTTAGCCGAAGATCGTGGTCGTTTCTCAGATCTATTAAAATCATTAGATATTCCATATCCGAGATATGGTGTTGCTGAATCTGCAGAAGAAGCAATCAAAGTTGCGAATGAAGTAGGTTACCCAGTTCTTGTACGTCCGTCATATGTATTAGGAGGTCAAGGAATGAGCATCGTGATCAATGATGATGACTTGGAGAAAGCAGTAGTCAATTTATTGAAAAACCTTCCTGGAAACCGTGTCTTAATTGACCACTTCTTGGATCGTGCTGAAGAGGCTGAATCAGATTCAATCTGTGATGGTGAAGATGTACACATCATTGGTATGATGGAGCACATCGAGCCTGCAGGAATCCATTCAGGTGACTCTTACGCAGTATTACCTCCATTTAGCTTATCACAGTCTGTACAAGACAAAATGGAAGAGTACTCTATTAAATTAGCGAAAGCATTAAACGTAAGCGGTTTATTAAATATACAATTCGCAGTAAAAGGTGAAAATGTATATGTAATCGAAGCTAACCCACGTGCATCACGTACCGTTCCTTTTATCGCTAAAGCATACGATGTACCTTACATCAATATCGCAACAAAAATCATGTTGGGTGTAAACAAATTGAAAGATTTCAAAATCGAGCGCAAGTTGCAAGGTTGGGCAATTAAAGAACCTGTATTCTCGTTCTCTAAATTCCCTGAAGTTGATAAACAATTAGGACCAGAAATGAAATCGACAGGTGAAGCCATCCGTTTCATCAAAGATTTAAATGATCCTTACTTTAGAGATTTAGTTGCTAAAAAATCGATGTTCTTATCGAAATAA
- a CDS encoding formylglycine-generating enzyme family protein — MNTKLFLFTPSFCLLLSCFSNSEPKGQTADLFVSQDSSRCYMAAHIPSRFSDSDTAHHIVEGAGIDKVKMVHVAGGYFMMGSNDFADAKPVHEVKIADFLIDEHEVTNGQFEKFVQATGYVTLAERPLDPKEFPGVDPNMLKPGSAIFSPPKEVQGLNNHLQWWSYVVGANWRHPEGPNSSIQGKETFPVVHIAYQDAEAYAKWTGKRLPTEAEWEYAARARTSNPMTYYWGNELLDNDRYLANIFQGEFPVLNTKLDGYIGTSPAKAFPSNAIGLYDMEGNVWEWCADYYRPDYYANSTADNPSGPKDSYDPDEPGAVKRVQRGGSFLCNDQYCERYKAGSRGKGEINSPTNNVGFRCVKDI, encoded by the coding sequence ATGAACACGAAATTATTCTTATTTACCCCATCTTTTTGTTTATTGCTTTCATGCTTTAGCAATAGCGAGCCGAAGGGCCAAACAGCTGATCTTTTTGTCTCCCAAGATTCTTCTCGTTGTTATATGGCAGCTCATATCCCATCACGGTTTTCGGATTCAGATACTGCGCACCATATTGTAGAAGGTGCTGGTATCGATAAGGTCAAGATGGTACATGTCGCTGGTGGTTATTTCATGATGGGGTCGAATGATTTTGCAGATGCTAAGCCTGTTCATGAAGTTAAGATAGCAGATTTTTTAATTGATGAACATGAAGTTACGAATGGTCAATTTGAGAAATTTGTGCAGGCTACAGGTTATGTAACTCTTGCGGAGAGACCTTTGGATCCAAAAGAATTTCCAGGTGTAGATCCCAATATGTTGAAACCAGGTTCAGCAATTTTTTCACCACCTAAAGAGGTTCAAGGTTTGAACAATCACCTACAATGGTGGTCTTATGTGGTCGGAGCCAACTGGAGGCATCCTGAAGGGCCAAATAGCAGTATTCAGGGCAAGGAGACCTTTCCAGTAGTGCATATTGCTTACCAAGATGCTGAAGCGTATGCGAAGTGGACAGGAAAGCGTTTACCGACAGAGGCAGAATGGGAGTATGCCGCACGCGCCAGAACTTCAAATCCAATGACCTATTATTGGGGAAATGAATTGTTGGATAATGACCGTTATCTGGCGAATATTTTTCAAGGGGAATTCCCGGTTCTCAATACGAAGTTAGATGGTTATATCGGTACTTCACCAGCTAAAGCTTTTCCTTCCAATGCTATTGGTCTGTATGATATGGAAGGTAATGTCTGGGAATGGTGTGCGGATTATTATCGTCCGGATTATTACGCGAATAGCACGGCCGATAATCCCAGTGGTCCGAAGGACTCTTATGACCCTGATGAACCCGGTGCTGTAAAACGTGTACAACGTGGAGGTTCATTTCTCTGTAACGACCAATATTGTGAACGTTATAAAGCAGGGAGCAGGGGTAAGGGTGAGATTAATAGTCCGACGAACAATGTCGGATTTAGATGCGTCAAGGATATATAG
- a CDS encoding family 20 glycosylhydrolase encodes MRFSHSITLVLLAGMIPLNIFAQQNFDLIPKPASLTLAIGTYHIPAAPKIYVSQDFLAASQLLTEHPAIESVTTEIVKKIKRAPKEGIRILKAEDTDKLDKAAYRIAINEKGILILAHEVAPVINAIYSLVQLGYLQDDPSQIAAVDIEDQPSFSYRGLHLDPSRHFIPFPIMKKFVDIMAIYKFNNLHWHLTDGAGWRLEINQYPELTAKAAWRTHVKWKDWWNNGRQYVDAGTPNASGGFYTQQQARELVEYAAAKGINIIPEIEMPGHSEEVLAVYPELSCSGLPYTQSELCIGNEKTYTFLKNVLDEVIAIFPSPYIHIGGDEADKKHWKNCPKCQALKAKEGLKSEEELQSYLIKQIDEYVQSKGRKIIGWDEILEGGLTKGATVMSWRGESGGIKSANAGHDVIMTPGSHLYFDSYQTDPRTQPETIGGYLPISKVYEYNPIPADIEKDKAKHVLGAQANLWAEYMPNYQQLEYMAFPRALALAEVVWTKTELKNWPNFHKRLQSHYKILQHFDINYYRPSYNVKANVDFDEAKNTNIVTLSTEQLHASDIRYTIDGSKPTYQSTPYNNSFDLATPTIVKAAYFLDSIQVGPTETIQLDVHKAIGKTVTYNNKWDDGYPAQKELTLTNGVKGGLTYQDGQWQGFLKDLDVVVDLERREEINSVAMNFMQITGPGVYMPGEFKVLLSENGRTFREVGIVQNDISDQDPTLTFKRFELKLTKAQQARYVRVIATNPKRGFLFADELIVY; translated from the coding sequence ATGCGATTTAGCCATTCAATAACTTTGGTACTTTTAGCGGGAATGATACCCCTAAATATATTTGCTCAACAAAATTTTGACTTAATACCGAAACCAGCCAGCCTTACGCTCGCTATTGGTACCTACCACATACCTGCTGCCCCAAAGATCTACGTTTCACAAGATTTTTTAGCTGCTAGTCAGTTACTAACGGAGCACCCTGCGATTGAATCGGTCACTACTGAAATCGTAAAAAAAATCAAAAGAGCACCAAAAGAAGGTATTCGGATTTTAAAAGCCGAAGACACCGATAAATTGGATAAAGCTGCATATCGTATCGCTATCAATGAAAAGGGAATCCTTATTCTTGCGCATGAGGTGGCGCCAGTGATCAATGCCATCTATTCGCTAGTCCAATTAGGCTATCTACAAGATGACCCATCCCAAATCGCTGCTGTTGATATAGAAGACCAACCAAGCTTTTCCTATAGAGGTTTACATTTAGACCCTTCACGTCATTTTATTCCGTTTCCCATTATGAAGAAATTTGTGGATATCATGGCCATCTACAAATTTAACAATTTGCATTGGCACCTTACTGATGGAGCCGGATGGAGGTTAGAAATCAATCAGTATCCAGAATTGACGGCAAAAGCTGCGTGGCGTACACATGTCAAGTGGAAAGATTGGTGGAACAATGGCCGTCAATATGTTGATGCCGGCACTCCAAATGCAAGCGGTGGTTTCTACACGCAACAACAAGCACGAGAATTGGTCGAATATGCCGCAGCAAAAGGAATCAATATCATTCCAGAAATAGAAATGCCCGGTCACTCCGAGGAAGTTCTTGCCGTTTACCCAGAATTGTCCTGCTCAGGACTACCATATACACAATCAGAATTATGTATCGGCAATGAAAAAACCTATACCTTCTTAAAAAATGTATTGGATGAAGTGATTGCTATTTTTCCCTCGCCTTACATCCATATTGGGGGTGATGAAGCTGACAAGAAACATTGGAAAAATTGTCCAAAGTGTCAAGCTTTAAAAGCAAAAGAAGGACTAAAATCTGAAGAAGAACTACAAAGTTATCTCATCAAACAAATCGATGAGTATGTACAATCAAAAGGGCGCAAGATCATAGGCTGGGACGAGATATTGGAGGGGGGATTAACGAAAGGTGCAACGGTCATGAGTTGGAGAGGCGAATCAGGGGGCATTAAGTCCGCTAACGCAGGTCACGATGTGATTATGACACCTGGCTCTCACCTTTATTTTGACTCCTACCAGACGGACCCTAGGACGCAACCGGAAACGATAGGTGGTTACCTACCCATCAGCAAGGTTTATGAATACAACCCCATCCCGGCTGATATCGAAAAAGATAAAGCCAAGCATGTATTAGGTGCTCAAGCGAATCTATGGGCAGAGTATATGCCCAACTACCAACAACTGGAGTATATGGCTTTTCCAAGAGCTTTAGCTTTAGCAGAAGTGGTATGGACAAAAACAGAATTGAAAAATTGGCCGAATTTCCATAAAAGACTACAGTCACATTATAAAATTTTGCAACATTTTGATATCAATTATTATCGTCCTTCTTACAATGTAAAAGCTAACGTAGATTTTGACGAAGCGAAAAATACAAATATAGTTACGCTAAGCACGGAACAGCTACATGCAAGCGATATCCGCTATACCATCGATGGATCAAAACCAACTTATCAATCCACCCCTTATAACAACTCCTTTGATCTCGCTACTCCAACGATTGTCAAGGCAGCATATTTCTTAGATTCTATCCAGGTAGGGCCTACTGAGACCATCCAACTGGATGTACATAAAGCCATAGGAAAAACGGTTACTTATAATAACAAGTGGGATGATGGATATCCAGCACAGAAAGAGTTGACATTGACCAATGGTGTCAAAGGTGGATTAACCTATCAAGATGGACAATGGCAAGGTTTTTTAAAGGATCTCGATGTTGTCGTTGACTTAGAGCGTCGCGAAGAAATCAATAGCGTGGCAATGAACTTCATGCAAATTACAGGTCCCGGTGTATATATGCCCGGAGAGTTTAAGGTTTTATTATCCGAGAATGGCCGTACATTCAGAGAAGTTGGCATTGTGCAAAACGATATATCAGACCAAGATCCTACTTTAACGTTTAAACGTTTTGAACTCAAATTGACAAAAGCACAGCAAGCAAGATATGTTCGTGTAATTGCTACAAACCCTAAAAGAGGATTTTTATTTGCTGACGAACTTATCGTCTATTAA
- a CDS encoding Gfo/Idh/MocA family protein, translating into MNANRRDFLKKAGILSSVAMTLPTLNTNAFAATKFNMSGFVAPKIDKVRVAVIGLGMRGPGAVDRLSYIEGVEIVALCDKHADRVERAQGILRKKSLKDAKSYSGEDGWKDMLKNEKLDLVYICSPWDYHAQMSIGAMKAGAHAACEVPIALTVKDCWEVVKVSEETKKHCMMLENCCYDFFEMLTLNMARQGLFGEILHGEGAYIHDLLDLNFAKNGYDNMWRLRENIKLNGNLYPTHGLGPVAQCMNINRGDKMNHLVAMSTNDFQMGAKAKELAATDSFYQEFVGKSFRGNMNTTLIRTELGKTIMLQHDVTSPRPYSRLHTLSGTKGFAQKYPDENIAFGHEFISKDKLKELYTKYTPELVKFIGEQAKQVGGHGGMDFMMDWRLIDCLRNGLPLDQDVYDAASWSCIVPLSFDSVKRDSRTVDIPDFTKGAWKTNTPVDITLNGGGTTKIRSKEGKVSGVQLGV; encoded by the coding sequence ATGAATGCTAATAGAAGAGATTTCTTGAAGAAAGCGGGTATTTTATCATCTGTTGCGATGACATTACCAACTTTAAATACCAATGCGTTTGCAGCGACAAAATTCAATATGTCGGGTTTTGTAGCTCCAAAAATTGATAAAGTACGTGTTGCTGTTATTGGGTTAGGGATGCGTGGTCCAGGTGCTGTAGACCGTTTATCATACATTGAAGGTGTTGAAATTGTGGCTTTATGCGATAAGCATGCTGACCGTGTTGAACGTGCTCAAGGTATATTACGCAAAAAATCATTGAAAGATGCAAAGTCTTATTCCGGTGAAGACGGATGGAAAGACATGCTAAAGAATGAAAAATTAGATTTAGTATATATTTGCTCGCCTTGGGATTATCATGCTCAAATGAGTATTGGTGCAATGAAAGCTGGTGCGCATGCTGCTTGTGAAGTGCCTATTGCATTAACAGTAAAAGATTGTTGGGAAGTTGTTAAAGTTTCGGAAGAGACAAAAAAGCATTGCATGATGTTGGAAAACTGTTGCTATGACTTCTTTGAAATGTTAACATTGAATATGGCACGTCAGGGCTTATTTGGTGAAATCCTACATGGTGAAGGTGCATATATCCACGATTTATTGGACTTGAATTTTGCGAAAAATGGTTACGATAACATGTGGAGATTACGTGAGAATATTAAGCTGAACGGTAACTTATATCCTACGCATGGTTTAGGTCCTGTTGCGCAATGTATGAACATTAACCGTGGTGACAAGATGAATCATTTAGTTGCTATGTCTACTAATGATTTTCAAATGGGTGCTAAGGCGAAAGAATTGGCAGCAACAGATTCTTTCTATCAAGAATTTGTGGGTAAAAGCTTCAGAGGTAATATGAATACAACTTTGATTCGTACTGAATTGGGTAAAACAATTATGTTGCAACATGATGTTACTTCCCCAAGACCTTACTCTAGATTACATACGTTAAGTGGTACTAAAGGTTTTGCGCAGAAGTATCCTGATGAGAATATTGCTTTTGGACATGAATTTATCTCTAAGGATAAATTAAAAGAACTGTATACAAAATACACACCTGAATTAGTGAAATTCATTGGTGAGCAAGCAAAACAAGTAGGTGGTCATGGTGGAATGGATTTCATGATGGACTGGCGTTTAATTGACTGTTTACGTAACGGATTACCTTTGGATCAGGATGTATATGATGCTGCTTCATGGAGCTGTATCGTACCATTAAGTTTTGATTCGGTTAAACGTGATTCTAGAACTGTAGATATTCCTGACTTTACAAAAGGTGCTTGGAAGACCAATACCCCAGTAGATATTACATTGAATGGTGGTGGTACTACTAAAATCCGTTCAAAAGAAGGTAAAGTAAGTGGTGTTCAATTAGGCGTATAA